From a single Nitrogeniibacter mangrovi genomic region:
- the pepN gene encoding aminopeptidase N, with the protein MRTEHAPTIHRADYRPLAWTVDTVELYFSLDAEASIVRNTMQCTRQGDGPLVLLHEGLMREDLTVNGAPPKAMRDEDGRIEIDLDGEDAVEVVVVTRVNPSANTELSGLYQSAGGLFTQCEAEGFRRITCFPDRPDVMTRFTVTLEADRRDYPVLLSNGNLVEQGELEAGRHYAKWEDPFPKPSYLFALVAADLVVLDRKVTTVSGREVLLQVYVEAGNLDRADHAMDSLVNALRWDEETFGLELDLDRYMIVAVGDFNMGAMENKGLNIFNAKYVLAKPETATDVDYEHIESVVAHEYFHNWTGNRVTCRDWFQLTLKEGLTVFRDQQFSADMLARAGGETARAVKRIEDVRVLRTAQFPEDAGPMAHPIRPDAYQAIDNFYTATVYEKGAEVIRMLHTILGPEGFRNGMDLYFSYHDGQAVTCDDFVEAMSEANGVDLDQFMRWYSQRGTPTVHADVAFDGEAETCTLTLTQSRPDKDDEPLQIPVAVGFINAVGDDIPLRLQGEAEAGATTRVLQLTERQQQFVFEGLRPGSVPSLLRGFSAPVVMAINESDAQLAFRMAHDADPFNRWDAAQRYMTRTLLAMAASDAPEVPRAFIAAFDTVLNNIALDPAFRTVALTLPSEAYLLEQMDVADPAALRRAMIIMTQTLGRALADDWLGHDEALAVPGEYRYHPGDAGSRALRNLGLRYLCAANDHQGVGLAELRAANAKNMSERFGALMALVQSPAVEAAQLALTAFEQTFGGDALVMDKWFAVQAAAWRWSPEQPATLERIEALTQHPAFSLGNPNKIYSLFGSFFRNNPAEFHRPDGAGYRFWADRIRELNARNPQVGARMARMLENWRRYTPELQQLAREQIEGLLKEEALSPDVREVLEKALG; encoded by the coding sequence ATGAGAACCGAACACGCCCCCACCATCCACCGTGCCGACTACCGCCCCCTGGCCTGGACGGTCGATACCGTCGAGCTGTACTTCTCCCTCGATGCCGAAGCGAGCATCGTGCGCAACACCATGCAGTGCACACGCCAGGGCGACGGGCCGCTGGTGCTGCTGCACGAAGGCCTCATGCGCGAGGATCTCACCGTCAACGGCGCGCCGCCGAAGGCGATGCGCGACGAGGACGGCCGCATCGAGATCGACCTCGACGGCGAGGATGCGGTCGAGGTGGTCGTGGTCACCCGGGTCAATCCGTCCGCCAACACCGAGCTGTCCGGGCTCTACCAGTCGGCTGGCGGCCTGTTCACCCAGTGCGAGGCGGAGGGCTTCCGGCGCATTACCTGCTTCCCCGACCGGCCGGACGTGATGACCCGCTTCACCGTCACCCTCGAGGCCGACCGGCGCGACTATCCGGTGCTGCTGTCCAACGGCAACCTGGTCGAGCAGGGGGAGCTGGAGGCGGGGCGTCATTACGCCAAATGGGAAGACCCGTTCCCCAAGCCGTCCTACCTGTTCGCCCTGGTGGCCGCCGACCTGGTGGTGCTCGACCGCAAGGTGACGACCGTCTCCGGCCGCGAGGTGCTGCTGCAGGTGTATGTGGAAGCGGGCAATCTCGACCGCGCCGACCACGCCATGGATTCGCTGGTCAACGCCCTGCGCTGGGACGAGGAAACCTTCGGTCTGGAGCTCGACCTGGATCGCTACATGATCGTCGCCGTGGGCGACTTCAACATGGGCGCCATGGAGAACAAGGGCCTCAACATCTTCAACGCCAAGTACGTGCTCGCCAAGCCCGAGACTGCCACCGACGTGGACTACGAGCACATCGAGAGCGTGGTGGCGCATGAATACTTCCACAACTGGACCGGCAACCGGGTCACCTGTCGCGACTGGTTCCAGCTCACCCTGAAGGAAGGGCTCACGGTCTTCCGCGACCAGCAGTTCTCCGCCGACATGCTGGCCCGCGCCGGTGGCGAAACCGCCCGCGCGGTCAAGCGCATCGAGGACGTGCGCGTGCTGCGCACCGCCCAGTTCCCCGAAGACGCCGGCCCCATGGCGCACCCGATCCGCCCGGACGCCTACCAGGCCATCGACAACTTCTACACCGCCACCGTGTACGAGAAGGGCGCCGAAGTCATCCGCATGCTGCACACCATCCTCGGCCCCGAGGGTTTCCGCAACGGCATGGACCTGTACTTCAGCTACCACGACGGCCAGGCCGTGACCTGCGACGACTTCGTCGAGGCCATGTCGGAAGCCAATGGCGTGGACCTGGACCAGTTCATGCGCTGGTACAGCCAGCGCGGCACCCCCACCGTGCACGCCGACGTGGCCTTCGACGGCGAGGCGGAGACCTGCACGCTGACGCTCACCCAATCCCGCCCCGACAAGGACGACGAGCCCCTGCAGATCCCGGTGGCCGTCGGTTTCATCAACGCCGTCGGCGACGACATCCCCCTGCGCCTGCAGGGCGAGGCCGAAGCGGGCGCCACCACCCGGGTGCTGCAGCTCACCGAGCGCCAGCAGCAGTTCGTGTTCGAAGGCCTCCGCCCCGGTTCGGTGCCCTCGCTGCTGCGCGGCTTCTCCGCCCCGGTGGTCATGGCGATCAACGAAAGCGACGCGCAGCTCGCCTTCCGCATGGCCCACGACGCCGATCCGTTCAACCGCTGGGACGCCGCCCAGCGCTACATGACCCGCACCCTGCTGGCCATGGCCGCCAGCGACGCCCCCGAGGTGCCGCGCGCCTTCATCGCCGCCTTCGACACCGTGCTCAACAACATCGCCCTCGACCCGGCGTTCCGCACCGTGGCGCTCACGCTGCCCTCCGAGGCCTACCTGCTCGAGCAGATGGACGTGGCCGATCCGGCGGCCCTGCGCCGCGCCATGATCATCATGACCCAGACCCTCGGGCGCGCCCTGGCCGACGACTGGCTGGGTCACGACGAAGCCCTCGCGGTGCCGGGCGAGTACCGCTATCACCCGGGCGACGCCGGCAGTCGCGCGCTGCGCAACCTGGGGCTGCGCTATCTGTGCGCCGCCAACGACCATCAAGGGGTCGGGCTGGCCGAACTGCGCGCTGCCAATGCGAAGAACATGAGCGAGCGTTTCGGTGCCCTCATGGCCCTGGTGCAGAGCCCGGCCGTCGAGGCCGCGCAACTGGCGCTCACCGCCTTCGAGCAGACCTTCGGCGGCGACGCCCTGGTGATGGACAAGTGGTTCGCGGTCCAGGCCGCCGCCTGGCGCTGGAGCCCCGAGCAGCCCGCCACCCTGGAACGGATCGAGGCGCTCACGCAGCACCCGGCCTTCAGCCTCGGCAACCCCAACAAGATCTACAGCCTGTTCGGCAGCTTCTTCCGCAACAATCCGGCCGAATTCCATCGCCCCGACGGCGCCGGCTACCGCTTCTGGGCCGACCGCATCCGCGAGCTCAACGCCCGCAATCCGCAGGTTGGCGCCCGCATGGCGCGCATGCTGGAGAACTGGCGGCGGTACACGCCCGAGCTGCAGCAACTGGCGCGCGAGCAGATCGAGGGCTTGCTGAAGGAAGAGGCATTGAGCCCGGATGTGCGGGAGGTGCTGGAGAAGGCGTTGGGGTGA
- a CDS encoding heterodisulfide reductase-related iron-sulfur binding cluster codes for MPATTIREGSLEAPTRHPLDWKNAEFWDEAALHKEMERVFDICHGCRRCVSLCGAFPTLFDLVDDGPTGEVDGVPKASYTAVVDQCYLCDMCYMSKCPYVPPHEWNVDFPHLMLRAKAVERKKHGAKLRDTVLSSTDKTGLFAGIPVVTQAVNAVNRTAPMRKVLESALGVDAKAWLPEFATRKFRSAAGAPAASEVKDGERTPGKVALFATCFINYNEPGIGHDLVAILDHNAIPWVLVDKEACCGMPKLEQGDLDGVEALKNVNIPQLVRLARQGYAILTGVPSCTLMFKQELPLMFPEDAEVQIVRDAMWDPFEYLVARHKDRLLKTDFATALGKVAYHVPCHTRVQAIGHKTEELFKLIPDCEVETTERCSGHAGTFGVKKEFHAMAMKIGRPVFRKMAEFEPDYISSDCPLGGHHIAQGIEQNQHKSPTLAHPITLVRRAYGI; via the coding sequence ATGCCGGCCACGACCATTCGGGAAGGGAGCCTCGAGGCGCCCACCCGTCATCCGCTCGACTGGAAGAACGCCGAATTCTGGGACGAAGCCGCCCTCCACAAGGAGATGGAACGCGTCTTCGACATCTGCCACGGCTGCCGCCGCTGCGTGAGCCTGTGCGGCGCGTTTCCGACCCTGTTCGACCTGGTGGACGACGGCCCCACCGGCGAAGTCGACGGTGTGCCCAAGGCCAGCTACACGGCGGTCGTCGACCAATGCTACCTGTGCGACATGTGCTACATGTCGAAATGCCCCTACGTGCCGCCGCACGAGTGGAACGTGGATTTTCCGCACCTGATGCTGCGCGCCAAGGCGGTGGAACGGAAGAAGCATGGCGCAAAGCTGCGCGACACCGTGCTCTCCTCCACCGACAAGACCGGCCTGTTCGCCGGCATCCCGGTGGTGACGCAGGCGGTCAATGCGGTCAATCGCACCGCCCCGATGCGCAAGGTGCTCGAGTCCGCCCTGGGGGTGGACGCCAAGGCGTGGCTGCCGGAATTCGCCACGCGCAAGTTTCGCAGCGCGGCCGGCGCGCCCGCCGCGAGCGAAGTCAAGGACGGCGAGCGCACGCCCGGCAAGGTGGCCCTGTTCGCCACCTGCTTCATCAACTACAACGAGCCGGGCATCGGCCACGACCTGGTGGCCATCCTCGACCACAACGCCATCCCCTGGGTGCTGGTCGACAAGGAAGCCTGTTGCGGCATGCCCAAGCTGGAACAGGGCGACCTGGACGGTGTCGAAGCCCTCAAGAACGTCAACATCCCGCAGCTGGTGCGGCTCGCCCGCCAGGGCTACGCGATCCTCACCGGCGTGCCTTCCTGTACGCTGATGTTCAAGCAGGAGCTGCCGCTGATGTTCCCGGAGGACGCCGAGGTGCAGATCGTCCGTGACGCCATGTGGGACCCGTTCGAATACCTGGTGGCACGCCACAAGGACCGCCTGCTCAAGACCGATTTCGCCACCGCGCTGGGCAAGGTGGCCTATCACGTGCCCTGCCACACCCGGGTGCAGGCCATCGGCCACAAGACCGAGGAGTTGTTCAAACTGATCCCGGACTGCGAGGTGGAGACCACCGAGCGTTGCTCGGGCCATGCCGGCACCTTCGGCGTGAAGAAGGAATTCCACGCCATGGCCATGAAGATCGGCCGCCCGGTGTTCCGCAAGATGGCGGAATTCGAACCCGACTACATCAGTTCCGACTGCCCGCTGGGCGGCCATCACATCGCCCAGGGCATCGAGCAGAACCAGCACAAGAGCCCGACGCTGGCGCATCCCATCACCCTGGTGCGCCGTGCCTACGGCATCTGA
- a CDS encoding rubrerythrin family protein, with protein MQLKGSKTEDNLKAAFAGESQANRRYLYFASKADVEGYNDVAAVFRSTAEGETGHAHGHLEYLEACGDPATGLPFGKTEANLATAIAGETHEYTDMYPGMAKEARDEGFEEIADWFETLAKAERSHANKFQRTLDEVKASA; from the coding sequence ATGCAACTGAAGGGAAGCAAGACCGAAGACAACCTGAAGGCCGCCTTCGCGGGCGAATCGCAGGCCAATCGACGCTACCTGTATTTCGCCAGCAAGGCCGACGTGGAAGGCTACAACGACGTGGCGGCGGTGTTCCGCTCCACGGCGGAGGGCGAAACCGGTCATGCCCATGGTCACCTGGAGTATCTGGAAGCCTGTGGCGACCCGGCCACCGGCCTGCCCTTCGGCAAGACCGAGGCCAACCTGGCCACGGCCATCGCCGGCGAGACGCACGAGTACACCGACATGTACCCGGGCATGGCCAAGGAGGCGCGCGACGAGGGCTTTGAGGAAATCGCCGACTGGTTCGAAACCCTCGCCAAGGCCGAGCGCAGCCATGCCAACAAGTTCCAGCGCACGCTGGATGAGGTGAAGGCAAGCGCCTGA
- a CDS encoding DUF3501 family protein, with protein MTHLTRESLWSLEDYAQHRPAFRTRAIAHKRLRTVHIGPNVTLLFEDETTIRYQIQEMLRVERTFEAAGIQDELDAYNPLIPDGGNLKATMLIEYPDETERKLRLQMLKGVERRTWVRVDGHDKVYAVADEDLARENEVKTSSVHFLRFELTEAMRRDLKAGNALAVGVDHPEYTHVVGEVAPETQASLAADLN; from the coding sequence ATGACCCATCTGACGCGAGAGAGCCTGTGGTCGCTGGAGGACTACGCGCAACACCGTCCGGCCTTCCGCACCCGCGCCATCGCCCACAAACGTCTGCGAACGGTCCACATCGGCCCCAACGTGACCCTGCTGTTCGAGGACGAAACCACCATCCGCTACCAGATCCAGGAGATGCTGCGCGTCGAGCGCACCTTCGAGGCGGCCGGTATCCAGGACGAGCTGGACGCCTACAATCCGCTCATCCCCGATGGCGGCAACCTCAAGGCCACCATGCTCATCGAGTATCCGGACGAAACCGAGCGCAAGCTGCGCCTGCAGATGCTCAAGGGCGTCGAGCGCCGCACCTGGGTGCGCGTGGACGGGCATGACAAGGTGTACGCCGTGGCCGACGAGGACCTGGCGCGGGAAAACGAGGTCAAGACCTCATCGGTGCATTTCCTGCGGTTCGAACTGACCGAGGCGATGCGCCGCGACCTGAAGGCCGGCAACGCGCTCGCCGTGGGCGTCGACCACCCCGAATACACCCATGTGGTCGGAGAAGTGGCGCCCGAGACACAGGCTTCGCTGGCGGCCGACCTGAACTGA
- a CDS encoding TRAP transporter large permease, translated as MTEFLIANMAPLMFGSLIIFLLSGFPVAFALAANGLFFGFLGIELGLLTPALLQALPERVLGIMANDTLLAIPFFTFMGIILERSGMAEDLLESAGQLFGPIRGGIAYAVVLVGALLAATTGVVAASVISMGLISLPVMMRYGFSREVSAGVICSSGTLAQIIPPSLVLIVLADVLQVSVGDAYAGAMIPSAMLVVMLIIYIFVLSIVRPDAVPALPAEARTLRGAALGKRLLVAMVPPVVLIFLVLGTIFIGLATPTEGGAMGAVGALALAGLRRRLSFGVVKSALETTANLATFVMFILIGSTVFALTFRAVNGDLWVEHLFSLVPGGQIGFLLVVSALVFILGFFIDFFEIAFILLPLVGPVAQKMGIDMVWFLVLVGMNMQTSFLTPPFGFALFYLRSVAPAAAYQDPLTGKRIEGVRTMQIYRGVIPFIAIQVVALALIFVFPGLVTSNEDKKVEVDLDSIQLNIQTGDEYGAPPAFPGLDAPSDKGGDSPPADGNSSSSEGDDANAALMDALRDAAKSAK; from the coding sequence GTGACCGAATTCCTCATCGCGAACATGGCACCGCTCATGTTCGGCTCGCTGATCATCTTCCTGCTCAGCGGCTTTCCCGTCGCCTTCGCCCTGGCCGCCAACGGCCTCTTCTTCGGCTTCCTCGGCATCGAACTGGGGCTGCTGACGCCGGCCTTGCTGCAGGCGCTGCCCGAGCGGGTGCTGGGCATCATGGCCAACGACACCCTGCTGGCGATCCCGTTCTTCACCTTCATGGGCATCATCCTCGAGCGCTCGGGCATGGCCGAGGATCTGCTCGAATCGGCGGGACAGCTGTTCGGCCCGATCCGGGGCGGCATCGCCTATGCGGTGGTGCTGGTCGGTGCGCTGCTGGCGGCGACCACCGGCGTGGTGGCCGCTTCGGTGATCTCCATGGGCCTCATCTCGCTGCCGGTGATGATGCGCTACGGCTTCTCGCGGGAAGTCTCGGCCGGGGTCATCTGCTCGTCCGGCACCCTGGCACAGATCATTCCGCCCTCGCTGGTGCTGATCGTGCTGGCCGACGTGCTGCAGGTGTCGGTGGGCGACGCCTACGCCGGCGCGATGATCCCGTCGGCCATGCTGGTGGTGATGCTGATCATCTACATCTTCGTGCTCTCCATCGTCAGACCCGACGCGGTGCCGGCGCTGCCGGCCGAGGCGCGCACGCTGCGCGGTGCGGCCCTGGGCAAGCGTCTGCTGGTGGCGATGGTGCCGCCGGTGGTGCTCATCTTCCTGGTGCTGGGGACCATCTTCATCGGTCTGGCCACGCCCACCGAAGGCGGCGCCATGGGCGCGGTCGGCGCCCTGGCCCTGGCCGGGCTGCGTCGGCGGCTGAGTTTCGGCGTGGTCAAGAGCGCGCTGGAGACCACCGCCAATCTGGCCACCTTCGTGATGTTCATCCTCATCGGCTCGACCGTGTTCGCGCTCACCTTCCGCGCGGTCAATGGCGACCTGTGGGTGGAGCATCTGTTCAGTCTGGTGCCGGGTGGCCAGATCGGCTTCCTGCTGGTGGTCAGCGCCCTGGTGTTCATCCTCGGCTTCTTCATCGACTTCTTCGAGATCGCCTTCATCCTGCTGCCGCTGGTGGGCCCGGTGGCGCAGAAGATGGGCATCGACATGGTCTGGTTCCTGGTGCTGGTCGGCATGAACATGCAGACCTCCTTCCTGACGCCGCCGTTCGGCTTCGCGCTGTTCTACCTGCGCAGCGTGGCGCCGGCCGCCGCCTACCAGGACCCGCTGACCGGCAAGCGCATCGAGGGGGTCCGCACCATGCAGATCTACCGGGGCGTGATTCCGTTCATCGCCATCCAGGTGGTCGCGCTGGCGCTGATCTTCGTGTTCCCGGGGTTGGTGACCTCCAACGAGGACAAGAAGGTGGAGGTGGATCTCGATTCCATCCAGCTCAACATCCAGACCGGCGACGAGTACGGCGCGCCGCCGGCCTTCCCCGGGCTCGACGCGCCATCCGACAAGGGCGGCGACAGCCCGCCGGCGGACGGCAATTCGTCCTCCAGCGAGGGCGACGATGCCAACGCGGCGCTGATGGATGCGTTGCGGGACGCGGCGAAGTCGGCCAAGTGA